One segment of Atribacterota bacterium DNA contains the following:
- a CDS encoding TRAM domain-containing protein — protein MIDLFIEGISHNGEGIARNAGKVIFIPYTIPGEIVQAIISEDKKQYSRGILKDIILKSPYRAQANCPYYYHCGGCSYQHVDYQQQLLLKQRIVEDTFKHIAGVSAVVKPLIGMPEPWNYRNKVIWHLVQSDNGKIMGFYKFRSNELVDIYQCPYCLD, from the coding sequence ATGATAGATCTATTTATTGAAGGGATTAGTCATAATGGTGAAGGGATTGCTCGAAATGCTGGTAAGGTTATTTTTATTCCCTATACCATTCCCGGAGAGATCGTACAGGCTATTATTAGTGAAGATAAGAAACAATATTCCCGGGGAATACTGAAAGATATTATTTTAAAATCACCTTATCGGGCGCAGGCTAATTGTCCTTATTATTATCATTGCGGTGGTTGTTCCTATCAACATGTTGATTATCAGCAGCAATTGCTACTCAAACAAAGAATTGTTGAAGATACCTTCAAACACATTGCTGGAGTAAGTGCAGTAGTAAAGCCCCTAATAGGTATGCCAGAACCTTGGAACTATCGTAATAAGGTAATATGGCATCTTGTTCAAAGTGATAACGGAAAAATAATGGGATTTTATAAATTTCGGAGTAACGAACTTGTTGATATATACCAATGCCCCTATTGCCTGGATTAA
- a CDS encoding MBL fold metallo-hydrolase yields the protein MEIKTFTHHFILNNYVNCYLIKTGDNYFLIDTGFPRYRSVIEKEIEKSGCGIGQLKLIILTHGDLDHAGNAAYFHTKFASKIAMHPSDIGMVEYGDMFFSRKNPNMLIKTLANLFLGLKKNDRFIPDITIDGEYNFSEFGLEAKAIYIPCHTRGSIAILTAEGHLFCGDLMGNIKKPAVFDIMDDITEAKAYIKKLKSLDIKTVYPGHGQPFTLNLLNE from the coding sequence ATGGAAATTAAAACATTCACTCATCATTTTATATTGAACAATTATGTCAATTGTTACCTTATCAAGACAGGTGATAATTATTTTCTTATAGATACCGGTTTTCCTCGCTATCGTTCAGTAATTGAAAAAGAGATAGAGAAGTCTGGATGTGGCATTGGTCAACTTAAACTCATTATATTAACCCATGGAGATTTGGACCATGCCGGCAATGCTGCTTATTTTCATACCAAATTTGCCAGTAAAATTGCCATGCATCCCAGTGATATAGGCATGGTAGAATACGGGGATATGTTTTTTAGCAGAAAGAATCCAAATATGTTGATTAAAACATTAGCTAACTTGTTTTTAGGTCTGAAAAAGAACGATAGATTTATACCTGATATAACTATTGATGGTGAATACAATTTTTCTGAATTTGGATTGGAAGCAAAAGCCATATATATACCCTGCCATACCAGAGGATCCATTGCTATCCTTACTGCTGAAGGCCATCTCTTTTGTGGCGATTTGATGGGAAATATCAAAAAACCAGCTGTATTTGATATTATGGATGATATTACAGAGGCAAAAGCTTACATAAAGAAACTTAAAAGCTTAGACATCAAAACCGTTTATCCAGGTCATGGTCAACCATTTACCTTGAATCTACTGAATGAATAG
- a CDS encoding DUF4342 domain-containing protein: MTNQKNKESFVVSGEKIVEKVREIIQEGNARRIIIKNEKEETIAEFPLTAGAVGALLAPALAALGAIAALVTKCTVVVEKKDRDMDDN; this comes from the coding sequence ATGACAAATCAAAAGAATAAAGAGTCTTTTGTTGTTTCTGGTGAAAAAATTGTTGAAAAAGTGAGAGAAATCATTCAGGAAGGAAATGCTCGCAGGATAATCATTAAAAATGAAAAAGAGGAGACCATCGCTGAGTTTCCACTTACGGCTGGAGCTGTTGGCGCTTTACTGGCGCCTGCCCTGGCTGCTTTAGGGGCTATTGCAGCTTTGGTTACTAAATGTACTGTGGTGGTTGAAAAGAAAGATAGAGATATGGACGATAATTAA